From a single Nicotiana tomentosiformis chromosome 2, ASM39032v3, whole genome shotgun sequence genomic region:
- the LOC104117547 gene encoding protein WHAT'S THIS FACTOR 9, mitochondrial: protein MLRRVEEGCIVSILNYHQKRTLVNVKLKWVKDSVLDSVVAGGRELKAGSTLVSIIASQSSSGLPIYHLTTKRGQLGLPHELKISTFLRRYPNIFEEFSCRDSAGTPVPWFKLTPETLEFHHEEVNVLRECSTDIVSRLRKLLMMTKERMLPLQTVDQLKWDLGLPHDCGSSLVIKHPELFNLVDLPDGRVGLKLLAWDHKLAVSHLEANSTRGNGTLMFPIGFTRGFGLKRKCMEWLEEWQKLPYTSPYVDASHLDPRTDVSEKRIVGVFNELLHLILQKKTERRNVSNLRKPFELPQKFTKVFERHPGIFYISMKGDTQTVVLREAYNRDQLIEKHPLVHIREKFANMMKQGFLDRSRGLYRDTNQGVEEESLTSSFVGETCGTRYNSGIVSDSDMLLEHEAK from the coding sequence ATGCTAAGGAGGGTAGAAGAAGGTTGCATTGTCTCGATATTGAATTACCATCAGAAGCGTACTCTTGTGAATGTAAAGCTAAAATGGGTTAAAGATAGTGTCTTGGACAGTGTAGTAGCTGGAGGCAGAGAACTAAAGGCGGGATCTACACTAGTTTCCATCATTGCCTCACAATCCAGTTCTGGTCTTCCTATTTACCATCTCACAACCAAGCGTGGGCAGCTTGGGCTCCCTCATGAATTgaaaatctccactttccttaGGCGATACCCAAATATTTTTGAGGAATTTTCTTGTCGTGATAGTGCTGGCACTCCTGTTCCGTGGTTCAAATTAACTCCTGAGACCCTAGAGTTTCATCATGAAGAAGTTAATGTTCTCCGCGAGTGCAGCACGGATATTGTTAGTAGGCTGAGAAAGCTTTTGATGATGACCAAGGAGAGGATGCTTCCTCTTCAGACAGTTGATCAACTAAAATGGGATTTAGGCTTGCCACATGATTGTGGTAGTTCATTGGTTATAAAACATCCTGAGCTGTTTAATTTGGTGGACCTTCCCGATGGTCGTGTTGGTCTTAAGCTTTTAGCATGGGATCACAAATTAGCTGTTTCCCATTTGGAGGCAAATTCTACAAGGGGAAATGGGACCTTGATGTTTCCTATTGGATTCACCCGGGGTTTCGGGTTAAAGAGAAAATGCATGGAATGGTTGGAGGAATGGCAAAAGCTGCCTTATACTTCTCCTTATGTGGATGCCTCTCATTTGGACCCAAGGACAGATGTGTCAGAGAAGAGAATTGTTGGAGTGTTTAACGAGCTTCTGCACCTCATCTTACAAAAGAAAACAGAGAGGAGAAACGTTAGCAATCTCCGCAAGCCATTTGAATTGCCTCAGAAGTTCACAAAGGTCTTTGAGCGGCATCCTGGGATTTTTTACATTTCTATGAAGGGTGACACTCAGACTGTCGTCCTTAGAGAGGCTTATAATCGCGATCAACTGATTGAGAAGCATCCCCTTGTTCACATAAGGGAGAAATTTGCGAACATGATGAAGCAAGGTTTTCTAGATCGTAGTAGGGGGTTATATAGAGATACTAACCAAGGCGTAGAAGAGGAGTCACTGACAAGTAGTTTTGTTGGTGAAACCTGTGGAACTAGATATAACTCTGGTATAGTCTCAGATTCTGATATGCTTTTAGAACATGAAGCAAAGTAG